The Fervidobacterium pennivorans DNA segment TTTGTGACATTAAATGTGAACTATTCGTATGTCTTGCCTTATGCATTGTATGATAACATTCCAGAATATGTTGCAACAACATTCAAAGGAGATTGTGGGTTCCAGGCGTTGCTCTTCATCACGTTATGTCGCATGGCTGGTATACCTGCTAAATGGCAATCTGGCTGGAGTATAACTCCGCTAGTAGCTTCTCCACACGATTGGGCTCTTGTCTATCTTGAAAGATACGGATGGGTTCCAGTTGACCTTTCGTTCGGAGGAGCGAGAAGAGAACAAGAACCTATGCGTATATTTTACTTTACGAATATCGATGGTTTCAGAATGTTCGCTAATACTGAATTTCAAGGGGATTTCCATCCAGAAAAGAAAGCGTGGAGATTGGATCCTTACGACAATCAAATAGGAGAAATGGAGATAATCAGCAAAGAAGAAGACGGCTATGTGATTGATTTAAAGAGTGAAATTGAGGTTGTTAAATTCGAAGAGTTAACTATGGGAAAAAGAAAATAGGAGGTGTTTAAAGTGGGAAAAATCAAATCGGTAAAGTTTAAGTTGAACCGTTTTGAATACGTTAAGCCATTTCATATCACAAACAACATTTCATATGACACGCAGAACATTGAGGTTATCATCGAGCTTGAAAACGGTATCATAGGTCGTGGGGAAGCATCGCCATCATTTAGGGTAAACGGTGAAAAGATACAGGCACTCTTGGGGTTAGAACCTGTTGTAAATGAAATGATTATTGGAATGGATGTTAGAAATTACCGCCAGATATTCGATGTGACCGACAAACTTTTTGGTGCACCAAGTATCAAAGCTGCAGTGCAGTATGCAGTTCTTGATGCATTTAGTGAAGAAATTGGCGTTCCGGTTTATCAAATACTCGGTGGTATGAAGACGAAAATAGAGACGGATTATACAGTAAGCATAGGGACTATTGAAGAGAGAGTGGAGGATGTAAAAAAGATTGTAGAGCGTGGGCACAGCGTGATAAAGATAAAGGTGGGAGAAAACCTTGAAGAAGATATCCAAGCGATGATGGCAATTTATGAAGTTTCAAAAGGGTGCAAGTATATAGTTGATGCCAACACAGGTTATACACCAAAACAAGCGGTGAAATTTGTTACCGAGTTATACCGTGCAGGGATAGACATACATGTTTTTGAACAACCAGTCGCAATGCACGATATTGAAGGGCTTAAATACGTAAGATGGAACTCACCTTTCCCTGTTGCAGCCGACGAAAGTGCTAGGACAAAATACGAAGTAATGAGATTGATTAAAGAAGAAGCGGTGGATTACATAAACATCAAGCTTATGAAATCTGGTATTAGCGATGCACTTGCGATTGTTGAGATGGTGAGAGCTGCAAATCAGAGATTAATGCTTGGTTGCATGGCGGAATCAAGTCTTGGAGTGAATCAGAGTGTCCATTTTGCACTTGGGACCGGGGCGTTTGACTTCCATGATTTAGATAGTCCTTTGATGCTTAAAGAAACGGAATTCAGAGGTAAGTATAAAGTTGATGTACCATATTATTATGTGTAAGTTTATCTTTCTGGTTTCGCGTATTTCCTAATGATGTTATTCCTGAAATAGCAAAGATTGTATCTGAACATTGAACTTTGTGAAGCAAATAATAAAAAATCAGGGCATTTAGCCCTGATTTTTTTGGTCGGGGTGACTGGACTTGAACCAGCGACCTCTTGCGCCCCATGCAAGCGCGCTAGCCACCTGCGCTACACCCCGAACATTTTTATCGGCAAAATAAATTTTACCATATAGGTTCTCAAAAATCAAGAAGATTAGGAAATTGTGAGTTCCATAAGAATGTTTAGAAATTTTGGAAATTTAGAACAAGGTGATATAATAAAATGAAACCGGATAGTGTTAACTTGTAGTGATGAAAGAGTGTAAGTGTGAAAGAATGAGATTGATATTACCATTGTGCGTTTTCCAAAGATTCTTCACTACACAAAAACCTTAGATTTACCACAAGAAGTGCATTTGGGATAAGGGAAAGGGAAGTTTTTGTGTTTGTGAGAATGGGAAAGTTTGAAAGAATGATGGCAGGCTTTGCAAAGGAATTGTTGGTTACCGTATTTGTCATGACCGTTTTTGTACAAGCTGGTGGAACCGCATTTGGGACAAGAGAGTGTTGAGTTGTTCATATCGGGATACCTCCTTTGTCGAGAGTTGGTTGGGGGGTGTCCCCTCTTTATAAGGATAATGCGGTTTTTGGAAAGTTTCAATACTTTTAGTTAACATTATCTGAAACCGAAAGGGGGGATTGCTGTGAAGTATGTAATGTCTATACTGGTGAGTCTGTTAGTTCTTGCGGTTGTTAGTTTTGCATTTGACCCAACTATCTATGTTTCAGCAGGTGTTGGTGAACCAGATACACTTGATATTCACCAAGCGTATGATACTGTCAGCGGAGAAGTTATTTACAACGTCTACGAAAGCCTTATCGCTTATAAAGGTAGTAGTTTGACAGAATTCGAACCAAGGTTAGCGACACAAGTTCCAAGCGTTAAGAACGGACTTATAAGAGACGGTGGAAAGACGTACGTGTTTCCTATAAGGAAAGGAGTTAAGTTTCATAACGGTGCAACGTTGACACCAGAAGATGTTGAATACTCTTTTGAAAGGGGATTGCTTTACGATCCTGCTGGTGGTCCAATGTGGATGCTTTGGAACGCTATTTTCGGTGTTAACTCACTCAACGAGATGATACAAAAGTATGTTGGAAAACCTGTTTCTGAGGTATTCAAAGATGGTGAGCCACTGCCCGAATACAAGGACAAGATAGTTCAAATGTACAAAGAAGTTATAGACCCAGCTATCGAGGTTGAAGGGGACAATGTAGTGTTCAGACTTGCAAGACCATATGGTCCATTCCTCACAATAATGGCACACACAGTTGGATGGTCGGCTGTGCTTGACAAAGAAACATCTATTAAGATGGGACTCTGGGATGGAAAACCGGATACTTGGTGGAAGTACAGAAACATAGCTAAAGAAAAGTCACCATTGTACGCGATAGCGATTGGAACAGGTCCATACAGACTTGTGGAATGGGACAGAACAAACAGAAAAGTTGTTCTTGAAGCATTCAAAGACTACTGGCGTGGCGAACCAAGACTTAAGAAGGTTATTCTTCTCACTGTTAGTGAGTGGGGTACAAGAAAACTTATGCTTGAAAAAGGCGATGCTGACGATATTGCCGTTGTTCTTGAATATCTTGACCAGATAAGAGGGAACAAGGACATACAAATTATAGACAATATTCCATCTATGTCAGTCACCGTTGTGGGATTCTCCTGGTCAGTTTCGCCAAACAGCAAATACATAGGTAGTGGAAAATGGGACGGGAACGGAATGCCTCCAGACTTTTTCAGCAACATCAACGCGAGAAAAGCGATATCCTATGTCATCAACTATGATGCAGTGATTAGGGATGTTCTAAAAGGATACGGAACAAGAATTCCCGCGGCATTGCCCAATGGACTCTTAGGATTTGACCCAACATTGCCACTTTACAAATTCAACTTAACTGAGGCAAGAAAAGCACTTGAAAAAGCATGGGACGGGAAAGCCTTAAAGATAGGCCTTAAGTTTACGATAGCATACAACACTGGAAACTTGATGAGGCAAAGAATAGCTGAAATGATTAAGACGTATCTTGAGATGATAGCTCCTGGCAAAATCAAAGTTGATATAGCAGCACTTAACTGGCCAAGTTACCTCGATGCCATGAGAAAAGCTGAACTTCCAATGCCAATCTTCAACTGGCTTGCTGATTTCCCAGACCCGGATAACTTCATATTCACGTTCTACCACTCTGCTGGAACGTATGCACCAAGGCAGGGAGATAACTTTAAGAAATTTGTCAGTACACCAAGAAAAGAGCTTGGAGGTAAGAGCTTGGATGAGCTCATAGAAATGGCGAGAAATTCATCTGACCCAGAAGAGCGAGCGAAGCTGTATGTGCAGATACAAAAATTCGCTATAGATAACTACATCAGTATCCCTGTTTATCAGCCAGTTGGTGTAAGGGCTCAGAGGGCTTGGGTCAAAGGTTGGTATCCAAATCCGATGAGGCCCGGTAACGATTACTTCGAACTTTACAAACAGCAATAAGTAAAAGCATTAAAAGCGCAATAATTGCTCTCATGCAACACAAATTCATAAATTCACATGGCTCCGGTTCACCGGAGCCATGTTGTTTAATCTTTAGCATTTTTGTATCGGCAAGAGTCAATAGGACATAATTCACACAAAGGTTTGGTTCTACAAAACATCTTGGCGTGTTCAACTATAAGCCCATGGAATTCTCGATAGAGTGCAACATCTTTGGGATATGTTGTTTCAAAAAGTAATCTGTACTGGTCGTATTCTTTTAATTTGATGCCTAAAAGCCTGTTAAGTAACCTTTTTGTGTAAGCGTCTATAACGAAAATGGGTAACTCTAATGCGTAAAGTATTATAGAATCCGCAGTTTCCTTCCCAATTCCTTTTATGGACAGAAGCTCCTTTCTTATCTCTTCGATGTTTTTTGTTTTGATTTTCTCTAAATCAAAATCGTAGTTTTTTAGCCACGTTAAAAGGTTTTTCAATCTTTGGGCTTTAATATTGAAAAAGCCTGCAGGTTTTATCAAAAAAGATATCTGCTGGGTGCTCATTTTTGCCAGGCAATGTAGAATATTGTTTTTACAATCTTTTTTAATGTTCTCAAGTGCCTTTTCAACATTCTTCCAATTAGTATTCTGCGTCAGTACTGCCGAAACTATAATTTCTTCTTCTGAGCCTGGCCACCATTTGCCTTGAGGACCGTGTATGTTTCTTAGCGTTTCATACATATTCTCCAATTTCATACAGCAAACTCTCCTTGCTATATTTGGATGTTTCTACAGGTTTTTTCCAAATAACGATTATAACACATTTCTTCACTTGCGAAAAACAAAAAGCGGAGGGTGAACCTCCGCTTTTCACTTGTGCCAATGGCTTAATAATTTTCTTTTATTACCCTCCAAGGTATGCCTTTCTCACTCTCTCGTCTTCCAACAGTTCTTTACCTGTGCCTTGCAAAACAATTCGACCTGTTTCAAGTACATAGCCATAATCGCATAGCTTCAATGCTTCATAGGCATTTTGTTCAACAAGCAGTATAGTAACCCCTTCGCTGTGTATTTTTTTAATCATTTGGAAAACTTCCTTAACCAATACTGGTGCGAGACCTAGGGATGGTTCGTCCAATAGGAGTAATTTTGGGCGCGACATTAAGGCTCTACCTATTGCAAGCATCTGTTGCTCCCCACCAGATAGTGTTCCTGCACGCTGGTTGATTCTTTCTCTTAATCTTGGGAAGAGGTCAAAGACGTATTCGATGTCCTTTTTTATACCCTCTTTATCTTTTCTTAGGTAAGCACCAGCAAGCAAATTTTCGTAAACAGTTAGATTTGAGAACACGCGTCTTCCTTCTGGAACCATCGTTACCCCGAGTTTAACGATTTCACTTGTATCAAGCTTTGTAAGTTCAACACCTTTGTACTTGATACTGCCCCTCGTTGCCTCTTTTAGACCGCAAATAGTTCTTAACGTTGTTGACTTACCGGCTCCGTTAGCGCCGATAAGCGATATAATTTGACCTTCCTCAACTTTCATCGAAATTCCTTTTATCGCATGGATACCACCGTAATGGACATGGAGGTCTAATATCTCAAGCATCTTCATCACCTGCACCTAAGTAAGCCTTTATAACAACTGGATTTTTCTGTATTTCTTCAGGTGTTCCTTCAGCAATGGTTACACCGTGATCAAGCACAATGATTCTCTCACAAATGTTCATTATAACTTTCATGTCATGCTCAATAACTATAATTGTTAGTTTGAACTTTTCTCGGATATCGAGTATCAATTTGTTCAGTTCAAGTGTTTCATCTGGGTTCATACCTGCGGCTGGTTCGTCAAGCAAGAGTAACTTAGGATTAGTTGCCAGAGCGCGTGCAATTTCAAGCTTTCTTTGTAAACCATACGGCAAGGAAGTTGCTTTATAGTCAGCCAAATGCTCAA contains these protein-coding regions:
- a CDS encoding L-Ala-D/L-Glu epimerase, which translates into the protein MGKIKSVKFKLNRFEYVKPFHITNNISYDTQNIEVIIELENGIIGRGEASPSFRVNGEKIQALLGLEPVVNEMIIGMDVRNYRQIFDVTDKLFGAPSIKAAVQYAVLDAFSEEIGVPVYQILGGMKTKIETDYTVSIGTIEERVEDVKKIVERGHSVIKIKVGENLEEDIQAMMAIYEVSKGCKYIVDANTGYTPKQAVKFVTELYRAGIDIHVFEQPVAMHDIEGLKYVRWNSPFPVAADESARTKYEVMRLIKEEAVDYINIKLMKSGISDALAIVEMVRAANQRLMLGCMAESSLGVNQSVHFALGTGAFDFHDLDSPLMLKETEFRGKYKVDVPYYYV
- a CDS encoding IS1/IS1595 family N-terminal zinc-binding domain-containing protein, yielding MNNSTLSCPKCGSTSLYKNGHDKYGNQQFLCKACHHSFKLSHSHKHKNFPFPYPKCTSCGKSKVFV
- a CDS encoding ABC transporter substrate-binding protein, yielding MSILVSLLVLAVVSFAFDPTIYVSAGVGEPDTLDIHQAYDTVSGEVIYNVYESLIAYKGSSLTEFEPRLATQVPSVKNGLIRDGGKTYVFPIRKGVKFHNGATLTPEDVEYSFERGLLYDPAGGPMWMLWNAIFGVNSLNEMIQKYVGKPVSEVFKDGEPLPEYKDKIVQMYKEVIDPAIEVEGDNVVFRLARPYGPFLTIMAHTVGWSAVLDKETSIKMGLWDGKPDTWWKYRNIAKEKSPLYAIAIGTGPYRLVEWDRTNRKVVLEAFKDYWRGEPRLKKVILLTVSEWGTRKLMLEKGDADDIAVVLEYLDQIRGNKDIQIIDNIPSMSVTVVGFSWSVSPNSKYIGSGKWDGNGMPPDFFSNINARKAISYVINYDAVIRDVLKGYGTRIPAALPNGLLGFDPTLPLYKFNLTEARKALEKAWDGKALKIGLKFTIAYNTGNLMRQRIAEMIKTYLEMIAPGKIKVDIAALNWPSYLDAMRKAELPMPIFNWLADFPDPDNFIFTFYHSAGTYAPRQGDNFKKFVSTPRKELGGKSLDELIEMARNSSDPEERAKLYVQIQKFAIDNYISIPVYQPVGVRAQRAWVKGWYPNPMRPGNDYFELYKQQ
- a CDS encoding endonuclease III domain-containing protein — protein: MKLENMYETLRNIHGPQGKWWPGSEEEIIVSAVLTQNTNWKNVEKALENIKKDCKNNILHCLAKMSTQQISFLIKPAGFFNIKAQRLKNLLTWLKNYDFDLEKIKTKNIEEIRKELLSIKGIGKETADSIILYALELPIFVIDAYTKRLLNRLLGIKLKEYDQYRLLFETTYPKDVALYREFHGLIVEHAKMFCRTKPLCELCPIDSCRYKNAKD
- a CDS encoding ABC transporter ATP-binding protein — translated: MLEILDLHVHYGGIHAIKGISMKVEEGQIISLIGANGAGKSTTLRTICGLKEATRGSIKYKGVELTKLDTSEIVKLGVTMVPEGRRVFSNLTVYENLLAGAYLRKDKEGIKKDIEYVFDLFPRLRERINQRAGTLSGGEQQMLAIGRALMSRPKLLLLDEPSLGLAPVLVKEVFQMIKKIHSEGVTILLVEQNAYEALKLCDYGYVLETGRIVLQGTGKELLEDERVRKAYLGG